The Flavipsychrobacter sp. genome contains the following window.
GCTCTCTCCATGCAAGATGCCTTTTACTATACGCTTGTGTTCAGCCTGTATGGCTACTACACGTCTCCCGTTTAAAAAACCTTCGGAAATATCTGCCAAATAACCTTGCTTGTTCAGTTTTCTTAAGATGCCTTCATATACTTTTCTGAGATGAGCACGTTTGGTAGACAGGTTGGCTCTTATCTGCATCAATTCGCGAGATGCGTTGTCTCTTACTGCCCCTGTATCATCAATTACAGCGGTTATTAATTCCGCTATCTCTTTTTCATAGATGATATTGGCAACTATAGCACGTAGGTAATCATAAAATGGTTCTTGTTTTCTAAACCATACCAGTATATCTCTAGTGTTTAGTGCCAGTTTTTGAAATTGAAGAAGTTGTTCTCCTGTCAAAGAAGCTCTTGGGATAGAAAGTAGTTTAAGTTCACTTTCAATATTTCTAGTGAAATCATTAGGAAAACGCTCTCCTTGGTTAAGGGTAGATTTAAACTCCTTTACTTCATGCAGCTCTTTTTCTATGTACTCCAGTTTAGTGTGAAATCGAATCTGCTCTACAGATTTTTTTGCACTATCAGTTCTGCACTTTTCTTTTAAAAGAGTACATATTTTATTAAATTCTAAAGCTTCGAGAGCCTGAGCAGGATACAGTAACATCATCTTTTATTCCTATCAAGATCACAAAGTTACTATAACATAGTGTTATGATAGTCTAAATCAATATTTCCGTTATATTGCATATTCAGCTTATGAATAATTACCAGCAGCTCATATCCCGTTTAGATGCTTTTACAAGGAAGTATTACACCAATCAGTTGGTTAGAGGGGGGCTTGTGTTTTTGATAAGTTTGCTCTTGTTTGTCCTTACTGTGTCTATTGGGGAGTATTATCTCTATATGCCTGTTTGGCTTAAAATGACGTTACTCTCGTTTTTCATTATTGCGGGTAGCACTGCCTTAATAGTATGGGTAGTATTGCCACTTATTAAGATGTATAGGTTGGGTAAGGTTATTAGCCATGAAAAAGCGGCTGTTATCATTGGCGCTCATTTTCCTGAAGTGAGTGATAAGCTGCTGAATATCCTACAACTAAAGAATGAGTCGGTTACTCAATCCAGTAAGGATCTTATAGAAGCAAGTATAGACCAGAAAGCAGCACAGATAGCTGTGGTACCTATTGGGTCGGCTATAGATATTTCTAAGAATAAAAGATACCTACCTTATTTATTACCATTGATATTAATAGGTGTGTTTATTTTGGTGGCAGCGCCGAGTATATTCAGAGATGCTTCGGAAAGGTTATTGCACCCCACAACCGAATTTGCCAAGCCTGCACCATTCCGTTTTGTTTTAGCAGATAATACGTTGCAGGTAGTAAGAAATACTGATTACTTATTGGAGGTAACGACCGAAGGGGATGTAGCACCTGAAATGATGTTTTTGGACATTGATGGAGAGCGAGTGCCTATGTCAAAAGAGAAGGGTGTTTTTAGCTATACATTCAGGAATGTATCAGCGCCTCAAACCTTCAACCTCTATGCTGGAGGCTTTTATTCTACAGTGTATGACTTGAAGGTGGTACAAAAACCTCTTCTTAAATCATTTACCGTTAGTTTAGACTATCCTAGCTATACAGGTAAGCAAGATGAGGTAAGAAATAGTCTTGGTGATATATCTGTGCCTGAGGGAACAGTTGTGACTTGGGACATTGCTACAGAATTTACTGATGAAGTGAGCATGCAATTTGGAGCAGAAGAAATAGTGAAGTTGCAAGAAAGTGGTGGTAGATATAATAACAGCGCTCGTTTCTTGAAAGACAGCACATATGCTCTTGTCCTCAAAAATAATAACTCGTCATTGGTTGATACTTATAAGTATACCGTAACTGTAGTGAAGGATCAACACCCTGTTGTGCAGCTTCAAGAGTTCAAAGACTCGATATCTGGCACACAAATAGTGATGAAAGGGACGGCAGGGGATGACTATGCAATTAGCAAGGTGCTGTTCAATTATGAAGTAGCTGACGCTCAAAATAAACAGCTAAATAAAAAGAGTATTCCTTTAAATATTTCGAAAGGTGCTTTAACTTCTTATCAGCATTACTTTGATATTAAAACACTAGACCTGCAGCCCGGACAAAAAGTAAGCTACTATATAGAAGCGTGGGATAATGATCAGATAAATGGTAGTAAGGCTACAAGAAGTGATGCAAGAACATTTAAAATGTTTAATGCAAAAGAAATTGATTCTGCAATTAATGAGCATGCTAAGCAAATAAATTCGGACCTAAGTAGTAGCTCTGAGCAAAGTGAAGCATTAAAGCAAGAGTATAAGGAGCTGCAAAATAAGCTATTGCAAAACAACTCCATGGGTTGGGAGATGCAGCAGTCGATGAAGAATTTGATGAAGATGCAACAGCAGTTGCAAAGCAGAATGGATGCTGTAAAAAAACGTTTTGAGGAGCAAGTAGAACAGAGTAAACAAAAACAATACAGTGAGGATCTTAGGAATAAGCAAGAGCAATTAGAAAAACAAATGGATAATCTGCTCGATAAAGAGTTGAAGGAGCAGATGAAGAAGTTGGAAGACCTGATGAAGAAGCTGAACAAGGAGAATGCTGTTCAGTCTATGCAAGAGTTGGAGCAGGAGAATAAGCTTTTCGATATGGATCTGGAGCGTATGCAGGAATTGATGAAGCAGATGGAAATGCAAATGAGGCTGGAGGATATGGCCAATAAGGTTGATGAATTAGCGGCTAAAGAATTAGCCTTAAAAGAGAAAACAGATAATGCCAAGGATGAGGAAGCCTTGAAGACCCTTACAGAAGAGCAAAAGAAAATTGAAAAAGATGTAGAAGATGTGTTGAAGGAAGATATGAAGGAAGCAAAGGAGTTAAATGAGCAGCTAGAAAAACAACAACAGTTAGAAACACCTACAGAGCAAGGTGAGCAGGCGCAAGAAGAGATGAAGAGTAGTGAGCAAGAGCTAAATAAAAGTGAAAAGTCTAAAGCGTCAAAATCGCAAAGCAAAGCAGCGGAAAACCTGAAAAAAATGGCGTCTACCCTTCGCCAGCAAGCATCGGGTATGGATATAGAGCAGATAGAAGTAGATATAAAGGCGGTACGTCAAGTGTTATCCAATTTAATGCGTCTGTCTTTCAAGCAAGAGCAGTTGATGGAGCAGGTTAGATCTACTCAAGTTATCAGTAAGCAGTACGTTGCTAACAAGCAAGAACAGAAAAAACTACATACAAATTCCCTGATGATAAGAGATAGCCTTTTTGCACTTAGTAAAAGAATTGAGTTTTTATCAGCGGCTATTAATAGAGAGACCACTTCTTTGGAAAAGAACATGAATCGTTCGGTTGCATTGTTGGAAGATAGGGATGTGAGCAAAGCTGTTAGTAGGCAACAATATGTAATGACCCATGTAAACAATTTGGCCTTGATGTTGAATGAGACCCTGTCTAACCTAATGCAAATGCAAAGTCAGGCATCTCAAGGTAGTTCAGGCAGCTGTAAGAAGCCTGGAGGTAAAACGCCAAAACCTGGAATGGGTAAGCAGCTAAGCGATGTAATTACTAAACAAAAAGACCTCGGTAATGCAATGCAGCAAATGCAACAAGCTAAGCAAAAAGGGAAGGGAGGTCAACAAGGTCAGTCTGGTAGTCCTAAGTCTGGTCAGCAAGGAGAGCAGGGTGAGGAAGGTAATAGTGAAAAAGAAGGAATGACTGCGGAAAAATTGGCAAGGTTGGCACAACAGCAATCAGCTATACGTAAGCAGCTACAAGAGTTGAATATGCTACTTAATAGTAACGGGATGGGGGCAGAGGTTAATGAACTTCGCGAATTAGAAAAGCAAATGGATAGAACAGAGGCAGAATTGGTCAATAAAAGACTAACTGCTCAGTTGCTAATGAGACAGAAAGAAATATTATCTAGGTTACTAAAAGTAGAAGAGTCAGTAAGAGAGCAGGAGCAAGATGATAAGCGCTCTTCAAAGTCTGCAGAGAAGCAGGCAAGACCTGTTCCTGATGATTTAAAGCAATATATAGATAAGAGCAAAAGTATTCTGGAAGAGTATAAAGTAGCGCCTCCACAACTCAAGCCATATTATAAATCTATGGTAGAAGAATACTATAAAATACTAGGTACATAATATAATATATTTTTCTACTTTTTATAGTAAATCGCATTAAAAAAGTTTAATATCTGTCTTGTTTTTTGCCACAGTTATGTAACTAATTGTTAAAGTATTCATTATCACAATGTTATTACAAACCTATATATAGCTCTTCTCGTCTATATATAGGTAAAGAGGGTTTACCGTGTTTTCACCTATTGTAGTAGGCAAAAAATATGCTTAACTTTCATAATGTAATTAGTTCTTAACTTAAATCAGAGTACCTATGATATTTTCACGAACTTATCAGTACAACTCTTCTATGCGGATAGAAGACATTAAAAACCGATTGCTAGGTAAACATGTAAAAGTGCATAACCTAGATTTTGAAGTATCGGAGAACGACAAAGTTTTAAAGATCATTCCTCATGCAGAGAGTGTTACTGATATCAAGACTTTGCCAATTACTCACGTTAGGTTTAAAGGAGAGGGAGGCAAAACCAAAATTGTAGTAAAGTCTAAAATGCGCAAAATAGACTCTGGAGGGCCTACATTAATAATGATTTTCTGTTTATTCTTAATTGTAGCAGCCGCAATAGCTTTTTTTGCTAATCCTCAAGGCAACATCACAATTGCATATACACTAGGTGGTATTGGAGTAGCAGTTTTTGCTCTTTTTTGGTTAAGAATGGAAAGAGGATATTTTGACTATGTAAGAAAGATCAGAGATTTTATAAAAACGCAAAGTGCATAACGGAGAGAAATGTATATAAAACAATAAAAAAGCACATAGATTTATTCACTATGTGCTTTTTCATTTATGCGAAGTATTGTCTTATTGAATGTATTGTTTTAAGGAGTCAATAGGGGTGTCTCCATTAAATATCCTGATCAGTTTTCTGTTCTTATCGTATATGTTTATTTGTGGTAAAGACTGATACCGGAATGTCTGATTTACAAAATCAGCGCTATCGACACCTACCTTCAAACTAGGGTATTGAGGGTATTTTGTTGTATTCTTAAAAAAGTCCATGTATGACGCCACATCTTTGGATGCCATTAATAAAACATGACTTTTATCGATCAGGTGTATATTTTTTTCTAGCGTAAAAGTTTCTTCATGGCAATGTTCACAGGTCGGATTAAAAAGCATCACAATTAGGTTGTATTTATTCTTTAGTTTCTTAGTGGTATAGACCTTGCCGTCTTGTGTTACCATACGAATTGGTGGCATTGGAGCTCCAATTTCTTTATAATTGACTTTTTTTTCAGATTTTTCCTCTTCCTTCTTTTGACCAAATGATGTGGTAACTGTGCATAGCATGCACGTAATGATTAGTAAATTGCGTAACATAGGAACGAATTTAGGTATTTACCTGTGAATATATTGCTAATATTATGACACCAGTTTCAAATATTCCGTTGGCAGAACGTATGCGCCCGCTTTCATTAGAAGATTTTATAGGGCAAGAGCACCTAGTTGGTGAAGGGAAGGTTTTAGAGCAGATGATAAAAGCGGGTAAACCTGCTTCAATTATTTTTTGGGGACCTCCAGGTGTAGGCAAAACAACCTTAGCACAAATTATAGCCAATGCTATGGAGTTGCAGTATTTTACTTTGAGTGCTATAGATAGCGGTGTAAAAGAAGTAAGGGCTGTTATTGAAACTTCAAAAAAGGTAGGTCATGCTCTATTGTTTATTGATGAGATCCATAGGTTCAATAAAGCACAACAGGATAGCTTGCTCGGAGCTGTAGAGAAAGGAATAATAACTCTAATAGGCGCTACAACTGAAAATCCGTCTTTTGAGGTCATCAGTGCATTGTTGAGTCGCTGTCAGGTTTATACCTTAAAAGCATTGACAGAAGAGCACCTGAAAAAGCTTGTGCTACAAGCTATGGAAAAAGATACATGGTTACAGGAGCAAAATGTACAAATAGAAGAGTGGGAAGCGTTGATACAA
Protein-coding sequences here:
- a CDS encoding DUF4175 family protein, whose amino-acid sequence is MNNYQQLISRLDAFTRKYYTNQLVRGGLVFLISLLLFVLTVSIGEYYLYMPVWLKMTLLSFFIIAGSTALIVWVVLPLIKMYRLGKVISHEKAAVIIGAHFPEVSDKLLNILQLKNESVTQSSKDLIEASIDQKAAQIAVVPIGSAIDISKNKRYLPYLLPLILIGVFILVAAPSIFRDASERLLHPTTEFAKPAPFRFVLADNTLQVVRNTDYLLEVTTEGDVAPEMMFLDIDGERVPMSKEKGVFSYTFRNVSAPQTFNLYAGGFYSTVYDLKVVQKPLLKSFTVSLDYPSYTGKQDEVRNSLGDISVPEGTVVTWDIATEFTDEVSMQFGAEEIVKLQESGGRYNNSARFLKDSTYALVLKNNNSSLVDTYKYTVTVVKDQHPVVQLQEFKDSISGTQIVMKGTAGDDYAISKVLFNYEVADAQNKQLNKKSIPLNISKGALTSYQHYFDIKTLDLQPGQKVSYYIEAWDNDQINGSKATRSDARTFKMFNAKEIDSAINEHAKQINSDLSSSSEQSEALKQEYKELQNKLLQNNSMGWEMQQSMKNLMKMQQQLQSRMDAVKKRFEEQVEQSKQKQYSEDLRNKQEQLEKQMDNLLDKELKEQMKKLEDLMKKLNKENAVQSMQELEQENKLFDMDLERMQELMKQMEMQMRLEDMANKVDELAAKELALKEKTDNAKDEEALKTLTEEQKKIEKDVEDVLKEDMKEAKELNEQLEKQQQLETPTEQGEQAQEEMKSSEQELNKSEKSKASKSQSKAAENLKKMASTLRQQASGMDIEQIEVDIKAVRQVLSNLMRLSFKQEQLMEQVRSTQVISKQYVANKQEQKKLHTNSLMIRDSLFALSKRIEFLSAAINRETTSLEKNMNRSVALLEDRDVSKAVSRQQYVMTHVNNLALMLNETLSNLMQMQSQASQGSSGSCKKPGGKTPKPGMGKQLSDVITKQKDLGNAMQQMQQAKQKGKGGQQGQSGSPKSGQQGEQGEEGNSEKEGMTAEKLARLAQQQSAIRKQLQELNMLLNSNGMGAEVNELRELEKQMDRTEAELVNKRLTAQLLMRQKEILSRLLKVEESVREQEQDDKRSSKSAEKQARPVPDDLKQYIDKSKSILEEYKVAPPQLKPYYKSMVEEYYKILGT